In the Sorghum bicolor cultivar BTx623 chromosome 4, Sorghum_bicolor_NCBIv3, whole genome shotgun sequence genome, TAGCAACTGAACCAACCTAGCATACTTGATCCTAATCTAATATTACAAAATGGGACAACCATCGTGCGAACACAACCGCGTTCTACGGATCTTCCATGAAGAGCTCCCGCACAATACCAGATAAGTATTATTAAAGTGATTAAAAACATACTCATATATTCATAGTATATACTACTTACAAATATAAATTATTGATAttgtttttttctataattttaattAAATTAAAAGGGTTTGATTTGTCACATAtctataataattattatttttcagTACTAGCAGAACCGGATAAACGCCACTTGAGTGAAGTGGCGCGTACAAACGTCTCGCGGCTGGCTTGTTCGCCAACTCGTCACGTTCTTCTCCTCCCAACCCTCTTTCTCTATTTGCCGTCCCAGTACAGTACCTGCAGGTTCCAACCCAGTcagctcctcttcctcctcccctcCAAGCCcaccccccacccccacccgaCCGATCCCCGCCGGTCCGCCCCGGGCGCCGCCGCTTCTCGCATTCGCGGCAGTCCTTCTCACCGCCCCCTTCCCGGCGCCTTCTGATCCGTGCTGTTCGTCCCCACGAAACTTGCTCCCTGTTGCCGCGGGCCCTCCTCACTCCCTCGCCGCCCTGATCTCAGCCCCGAGTCCCGACCGTGATCCGTCCGCACCCGCTCCATGCCCGGCAGCGTTGAATCCCTCCCCTGAATGCCGCTACCTCCAAATAGTTCTCCGCGTGCTGCTGGTTCTTGCGGATTGCGCTGTCAGGTCTACTTAGTGGAGACGGTGCTGCAGAGTGTCctccatttttttttctctctctctctcgctcgctTGCTCTGCTCTAAAGATTTCGAGAGCAGTTAGGTAGAGTATCTTCGATTCTCCCTGATATTGTTTTGTTTATTTcacagtactacgaagtctatgCGCTCGAGAAAAAATCGCTGGTAGTGACGGCATCAATTCTTGTGATGTTTATATTTGTGGCTAGGACACTCTCACTAGTGCTTATTCGTGTTTATTACTCGACCTTGTCCTTTTCCCTTCCGCGTGCTGGTATCAATTGATAAACTTGCGGTTGTTGTGATCTGGGGAGATCAGGAGTTTGTCTTGCCTTCTTGCCCTTGCTCTGCCAGTAGTAAGTGTCTGCCGTTTGGTTGATTAGAACTCCCAAGTGTTCGTCGGTCACATTTGTGTAGCTTTACTTCACTAGGAtaaataagctttccaaaattctTAGACCAGTTGGGACCAAAAGGTAGATTGTGTTGGCTATTTGCCGGTAGGGCATTGTGACTTGGCCATGTCTTGCACCTCTCCAGATCCACCAGACTACTGCTCAGCCGAGTCGCCTGAGCTCAAGCTGTACCAGGCCTTCATCTTCTCGGTGCCTGTCTTCTTTACGTTCGTCTTGCTTCTCTTCTTCTACCTCTTCTACCTGAGGCGGCGCAGGGCCAATTGGCAGTCCTTGCGGATGAGGACAAATAATTTGATACGGGGAGATAATGCCAGAGTAAGTCAGCCCCTCTTGTTCTTCTGATAAATTAGTTGGTTTCTCCAAGTTTGTTGGTATACTCAGGGTGTTAAACATTCTGTCTGTTTTGTGTTCGAAATCTGCATTTGTAGCTGGAGTGTGGTTTAAAGAAGGAGATGCGGGAAATGTTGCCAGTGGTTATCTTCAAAGAGAGTTTCTTGATCAGGGAGACACAGTCAGTGATTTACTTCTAAACTCTTGATCCAGTATTAGTAATATAGTAGCTTTGTTGTCCAGTTTCTGATTCTTTTACCAATCAAATAACTCAAGAGTCAAATTGGCAATGGATGGTAGCAGTCTAGTTCTGGCTACTAGAGGGGGAAAAACTATCCCAGTCTCTTTGCATAAGGAGATCAATAACCTCAATACTGGTACTGCTTGCCACTATTTAGATAATTTGATAGGTTGAAATCTTTCGTCAAATCCTGTCGGTGAAAGAATAATACAATGCCAATTGCCAATGCAGCGACAAATGGGGATCCTTCCAAACACAAGTCCTACCTTTCCACTATAGGCAGTGGTAGTGGTAGCAGTCAGTATGTAATAGCATGTTTGGGTTCAGATGTAGTTTGTGAGTTAATCTTTTGAATAGATGTTTTGGACATCTGAATACCTAAATCCTATATGAGGAAAAACCATGAATCATTTGGTAAAAGATActtagccccccccccccccccccctgtgTATGAAACACGCCTATGTGTGACCATTCTCCCTTGATATTAGTCATTACTGCCATTTGTCCCTGCATTGTTATTTCGTTAAGTTGTGTTTTCTTCTGAACACCTGACCATGGTTGACAGGTGCTCTGTCTGCCTAGCAGACTATCAACCGGATGAGCGGCTTCAGAAGATACCTCCTTGTGGACATACCTTCCATATCAGCTGCATCGACCACTGGCTCTCTACAAACACCACCTGCCCCCTTTGTCGAGTCTCGCTCCTTCCAGCCCCCAAAGCAACCAGCATTGATCTGGATTTGGAAGCACAAACTGCTGTAGAGGAGTCTCTGAATGTACATCACCACCAGGAGGGGCTTGTTGACGGCAACACACCACAGGAAGGTCAGGCAGCCGAAGGTGATGGAGTCGGCAGCGGTCAGGCTGAAGAGCCACACAGTGATGTGGCCGAACCATTGACGGTTACGGTGGTGGCTGAGCCTCAAGTTGACACTGAAGGTTCACCAAGTACAACCTGCCAAACTGTTAAAGCAAAGAAATAAGTATAGCTATTGATGTATTACTATTAGCATTGTATGTTTAGCTGATCAGGAAGGATAAACGCATAAAGATTGCCATTAATGTTGTGCTACCCATTTTCTTGGGAGAAAGTAAGAGTTTAGTGCTGGAGAAATATTATTGA is a window encoding:
- the LOC8068887 gene encoding RING-H2 finger protein ATL58, which produces MSCTSPDPPDYCSAESPELKLYQAFIFSVPVFFTFVLLLFFYLFYLRRRRANWQSLRMRTNNLIRGDNARLECGLKKEMREMLPVVIFKESFLIRETQCSVCLADYQPDERLQKIPPCGHTFHISCIDHWLSTNTTCPLCRVSLLPAPKATSIDLDLEAQTAVEESLNVHHHQEGLVDGNTPQEGQAAEGDGVGSGQAEEPHSDVAEPLTVTVVAEPQVDTEGSPSTTCQTVKAKK